One part of the Bicyclus anynana chromosome 8, ilBicAnyn1.1, whole genome shotgun sequence genome encodes these proteins:
- the LOC112047757 gene encoding vacuolar-sorting protein SNF8, giving the protein MRRRAGVGAIQKQRLEQEKYREKGSEIQENQFQQMSKQLEVFRDNLEEFASKHKSEIKKNAQFRRQFQEMCAAIGVDPLASGKGFWSVLGIGDFYYELGVQIVEVCLATNYKNGGLITLEELRTRLIAARGKAKKHQEITNEDLLAAVKKLRIFGNGFTVVPIGKGKWLVQSVPGELNLDQTLVLQKASSLGTAWVSTSILTQDLSWNDTRAENALNHMVKEGLAWVDNQDPKETLYWFPSMFAECVSAS; this is encoded by the exons atgagGCGGCGAGCAGGAGTGGGAGCAATACAAAAACAAAGATTGGAGCAGGAAAAGTATAGAGAGAAGGGTTCCGAGATCCAGGAGAACCAATTCCAGCAGATGTCCAAACAGCTGGAGGTTTTTAGAGACAACTTGGAGGAGTTCGCGTCTAAACACAAGagtgagattaaaaaaaatgcgcaGTTTCGGCGGCAGTTTCAAGAAATGTGCGCCGCTATTGGAGTCGACCCTCTGGCATCAGGCAAAGGGTTTTGGTCAGTTTTAG gcATTGGTGACTTTTACTACGAACTAGGAGTGCAGATTGTTGAAGTGTGTTTAgcgactaattacaaaaatggTGGGCTTATTACCCTAGAGGAGTTACGGACAAGGCTCATAGCAGCAAGGGGCAAAGCTAAGAAGCACCAAGAAATCACTAATGAGGACCTCTTAGCTGCTGTTAAGAAACTAAGAATATTTGGAAATGG GTTCACAGTAGTTCCAATAGGCAAAGGAAAGTGGCTTGTGCAATCAGTTCCAGGAGAGTTGAACTTGGATCAAACACTAGTACTGCAGAAGGCAAGCTCATTGGGAACTGCCTGGGTATCCACAAGCATACTTACTCAGGATTTAAG CTGGAATGATACTAGAGCAGAAAATGCTCTGAACCACATGGTAAAGGAAGGGCTTGCATGGGTTGATAATCAAGATCCTAAAGAAACCCTTTATTGGTTCCCCAGTATGTTTGCAGAGTGTGTCTCAGCATCATGA